A window of Acidobacteriota bacterium contains these coding sequences:
- the rfbC gene encoding dTDP-4-dehydrorhamnose 3,5-epimerase — protein MTGVKLLAPKVIRDDRGFFMEAYNRRDLARLDISHVFVQDNHSHSTRGVLRGLHYQLACAQAKLVRVTRGRVFDVVVDIRRGSPNFGRWFGAELSEENHLCLFAPEGFAHGFLVLSEVADFQYKCSDFFSADDERGLPWNDPEIAIDWPLDGREPLLSERDRGWTSLADSSAEDLPAHMP, from the coding sequence ATGACTGGCGTCAAGCTCCTCGCGCCGAAAGTCATCAGAGACGATCGCGGCTTCTTCATGGAAGCTTACAACCGCCGAGACCTCGCTCGTCTCGATATCTCGCACGTTTTCGTGCAGGACAACCACTCACATTCGACCCGCGGCGTCCTACGAGGGCTCCACTACCAACTCGCCTGCGCCCAGGCCAAGCTGGTGCGCGTCACCCGTGGCCGCGTTTTCGATGTAGTCGTCGACATCCGCCGGGGCAGCCCGAACTTTGGCAGGTGGTTTGGCGCCGAGCTGAGTGAAGAAAATCATCTGTGCCTCTTTGCCCCCGAGGGATTCGCACACGGCTTCCTCGTTCTGTCCGAGGTTGCTGACTTTCAGTACAAGTGTTCCGATTTCTTCAGCGCCGACGATGAGCGGGGCCTACCGTGGAATGATCCCGAGATCGCGATAGATTGGCCTCTGGATGGAAGAGAGCCCCTTTTGTCGGAACGCGACCGCGGATGGACATCGCTGGCTGATTCATCTGCTGAAGATCTCCCGGCGCACATGCCATGA
- the rfbB gene encoding dTDP-glucose 4,6-dehydratase, whose product MSEAEHHPRSMLVTGGAGFIGSNFVRFALAAEPRLRIVNVDALTYAGHLANLKGVEEANRSRYTFVEADIRNVDSTRRLIAEHQIDTVVHLAAESHVDRSIDGPMDFIDTNIRGTANLLEAARSAWRQREDVRFHHVSTDEVFGSLGTTGLFSESTPYDPSSPYSASKAAADHLVRAWHRTFGLPVTLSNCSNNYGPYQFPEKLIPLMIRNAIARKPLPVYGDGANVRDWLHVEDHCRALDLVVRTGQPGRTYNVGGHGERTNLEVVNSLCDILDELRPRADGGSHKDLIEFVADRPGHDLRYAIDADRITDELGWAPTYDFDSGLRATVEWYLDHLDWCDEVTRDQYDGERLGLDT is encoded by the coding sequence ATGAGTGAAGCAGAACATCACCCACGCTCGATGCTCGTCACAGGCGGCGCCGGGTTCATCGGCAGCAACTTTGTGCGCTTTGCCCTCGCGGCCGAGCCGCGGCTGCGTATTGTCAACGTCGACGCCCTCACGTATGCCGGGCACCTGGCCAATCTCAAAGGAGTCGAGGAAGCGAACCGCTCGCGCTATACCTTTGTCGAGGCTGACATTCGAAACGTCGACTCGACTCGTCGCCTCATCGCCGAGCATCAGATCGACACGGTGGTCCACCTCGCGGCCGAAAGTCATGTCGACCGCTCAATCGACGGACCGATGGACTTCATCGACACCAACATCCGCGGCACCGCAAATCTTCTGGAAGCGGCACGTTCGGCGTGGCGGCAGCGCGAGGACGTTCGCTTTCACCACGTCAGCACCGACGAGGTCTTCGGTTCTCTAGGCACTACTGGGTTGTTCTCCGAGTCGACGCCGTACGATCCGTCGAGCCCCTACTCGGCCTCCAAGGCCGCCGCCGATCATCTGGTTCGCGCCTGGCACCGGACGTTCGGCCTCCCGGTGACACTCTCCAACTGCTCCAACAACTACGGCCCTTACCAGTTTCCCGAAAAGCTCATCCCGTTGATGATTCGCAACGCCATCGCCCGCAAGCCGCTCCCGGTGTACGGCGACGGTGCCAACGTTCGCGACTGGCTTCATGTCGAGGACCATTGTCGAGCGCTCGATCTCGTCGTGCGAACGGGCCAGCCGGGCCGCACCTACAACGTCGGCGGCCACGGCGAACGAACGAACCTCGAGGTGGTGAACAGTCTGTGCGACATCCTAGACGAGCTACGGCCACGCGCCGATGGAGGAAGCCACAAAGACCTCATCGAGTTCGTGGCCGATCGCCCGGGCCATGACCTTCGGTATGCGATCGACGCCGATCGCATCACGGACGAGCTCGGCTGGGCGCCGACCTACGACTTCGACTCAGGCCTGCGGGCGACCGTCGAGTGGTACCTCGATCACCTGGACTGGTGCGACGAGGTCACTCGCGATCAGTACGACGGTGAAAGGTTGGGGCTCGACACGTGA
- a CDS encoding OprO/OprP family phosphate-selective porin, protein MRVLRTAVVLMVVLGSLSSPVAANEAAENTQKPLRVFYDQGFRLASTDGAFSLRLNGLLQMRYSFVDYDPKVRFNHEDYSNFFVRRARLYFSGQAGSPRFTYFIHIQLEPTQGINANDLWVEYKFSDLVQLGGGRMKISYGLEFMNSGSALGMVERSLMYGETDIDLGSVSKEGPRYPGGGTDRFALSSYAHTGFATGGMTLYRSQGVQLRGHRGSDSTPTFEYQIGLWQGRSTTSLSNGGGGHLLALRVGYHPWGFVDWRVVGDVSETPDFKLGVIGSMYTNTSETVTEFDERGYNLAAVARFRGWSIDAEWGTEIYDFAAFADDFEREGWRVAAGWYVVPNKLEVRIRRAAITRLKDPTYRAANESGLGTPQVTDGVEWVPAIEAEISETSAAVSYRLFGWRNKVALDVSRLVRTFAADPDAVVNGVPTPIAKAPAQVDYRVRTMVQLVF, encoded by the coding sequence ATGAGGGTCCTGCGGACGGCGGTCGTACTGATGGTGGTGCTGGGTTCTCTCAGCTCGCCGGTCGCGGCAAATGAAGCCGCCGAAAACACGCAGAAGCCACTCCGCGTATTTTACGATCAGGGATTTCGTCTCGCCTCCACGGACGGTGCCTTCTCGCTCCGCCTCAACGGTCTGCTCCAAATGCGCTACTCGTTCGTCGACTACGATCCGAAGGTCCGATTCAACCACGAGGACTACTCCAACTTTTTTGTACGGCGTGCAAGGCTCTACTTCAGCGGCCAAGCCGGAAGCCCGCGCTTCACCTATTTCATCCACATTCAGCTCGAACCCACCCAGGGCATCAATGCCAACGACCTCTGGGTCGAGTACAAGTTCTCGGATCTCGTCCAGTTGGGCGGCGGTCGCATGAAGATCAGTTACGGGCTCGAGTTCATGAACTCCGGCTCCGCTCTCGGCATGGTCGAGCGGTCGCTGATGTACGGCGAGACCGATATCGATCTCGGTTCGGTTTCCAAGGAAGGGCCCCGCTACCCGGGCGGAGGTACCGACCGCTTTGCCCTCAGCTCATATGCACACACCGGATTCGCAACTGGAGGAATGACCCTGTACCGCTCGCAGGGAGTGCAGCTCAGGGGGCACAGGGGATCTGACTCCACCCCCACCTTCGAGTACCAGATCGGGCTGTGGCAAGGTCGGAGCACGACCAGCCTCTCAAACGGAGGTGGTGGACACTTGCTCGCGCTCCGCGTTGGTTATCACCCCTGGGGATTCGTTGATTGGCGCGTTGTCGGAGACGTGTCCGAGACTCCCGATTTCAAGCTCGGTGTGATTGGGTCGATGTACACGAACACCAGCGAGACGGTTACCGAGTTCGACGAGCGTGGCTACAACCTCGCCGCTGTCGCCCGTTTCCGGGGATGGTCGATCGACGCAGAGTGGGGGACCGAAATCTACGATTTCGCCGCTTTCGCGGACGACTTCGAACGCGAAGGCTGGCGGGTCGCCGCCGGTTGGTATGTTGTGCCGAACAAGCTCGAGGTACGGATCCGGCGAGCTGCAATCACTCGCCTGAAGGATCCGACCTACCGCGCGGCGAATGAGTCGGGTCTCGGCACCCCGCAGGTGACCGACGGAGTAGAGTGGGTACCCGCGATCGAAGCCGAGATCTCGGAGACCTCGGCGGCGGTGAGTTACCGACTGTTCGGCTGGCGCAACAAAGTAGCGCTTGATGTCTCGCGCCTTGTTCGGACTTTTGCGGCTGACCCGGACGCTGTGGTCAACGGTGTTCCGACGCCGATCGCGAAGGCTCCTGCCCAGGTCGACTACCGCGTTCGCACAATGGTGCAGCTCGTCTTTTGA
- a CDS encoding sigma-54 dependent transcriptional regulator, whose amino-acid sequence MKICGHRLLIVEDEPLLRITMADALRKEGWAVDVAEDGVKGAALFEQHQHDLVLSDLVMPRLGGIELLKRIKALNPDTTVVIITAHGTVDRAVEAMREGAADFIAKPFSMAQLVVRLSNVCSVRVLREQNVRLQAQLEQRHSFSNIIGKSEVMQEVFELIRLVADSDASVIVHGESGTGKEMVASAIHFNSARRARPYVRVSCASLPESLIESELFGYEKGAFTGASERRIGRFEAASGGTLFLDEIGELPLTFQVKLLRVLQERQIERLGSNRPIDVDVRIVSASVRSLEEEIRQGRFREDLYFRVNTVAIDLPPLRERREDIPLLAESFLREFAADRRRDIEGFSDEVIDHLEMYPWPGNVRELRNVIERAVLFCRDTTITVDELPPNISGGVPAAVAGETPLVVPMQTAVERAEAEAIRAALSATQGRRADAAELLGISRKTLWEKIKHLEISVD is encoded by the coding sequence ATGAAGATCTGCGGACACCGGTTGCTGATCGTCGAGGACGAACCGCTGCTTCGAATCACCATGGCAGATGCTCTGCGGAAAGAAGGCTGGGCGGTGGATGTTGCCGAAGACGGCGTCAAGGGTGCAGCACTCTTCGAACAGCATCAGCACGACCTGGTTCTGTCCGACCTGGTTATGCCGCGCCTCGGTGGCATTGAGCTCCTCAAACGCATCAAGGCGCTGAATCCAGACACGACGGTCGTCATCATCACCGCGCACGGAACCGTCGATCGTGCGGTCGAGGCGATGCGTGAGGGTGCCGCTGATTTCATCGCCAAGCCGTTTTCGATGGCACAGCTCGTCGTCCGCCTGAGCAATGTGTGTTCGGTTCGTGTCTTGCGAGAACAGAACGTGCGCCTTCAGGCCCAACTCGAGCAGCGCCATTCATTCTCCAACATCATCGGCAAGTCTGAGGTGATGCAGGAGGTCTTCGAGCTCATCCGTTTGGTCGCCGATTCCGACGCTTCGGTGATTGTTCACGGCGAGAGTGGTACCGGGAAGGAGATGGTGGCTTCGGCCATCCACTTCAACTCGGCCCGCCGCGCAAGGCCTTACGTTCGGGTCAGCTGTGCCTCGCTTCCCGAATCGCTGATCGAGTCCGAGCTTTTCGGTTACGAGAAAGGAGCGTTCACCGGTGCCAGCGAGCGCCGCATCGGCCGCTTCGAGGCGGCCAGTGGAGGAACGCTTTTTCTCGACGAGATTGGCGAACTCCCTTTGACCTTCCAGGTCAAACTTTTGCGAGTGCTCCAAGAACGCCAGATCGAGCGGCTCGGATCCAACCGTCCGATCGATGTCGATGTGCGAATCGTGTCGGCGTCGGTCCGATCCCTCGAGGAAGAGATCCGCCAGGGGAGGTTCCGCGAAGATCTGTATTTCAGAGTCAACACGGTGGCAATCGATTTGCCGCCGCTGCGGGAGCGCCGCGAAGACATCCCCCTACTTGCAGAGTCGTTTCTGCGGGAGTTTGCCGCTGATCGGCGGCGCGATATCGAGGGGTTCAGCGACGAGGTCATCGATCACCTCGAAATGTACCCCTGGCCCGGCAACGTGCGTGAACTGCGAAATGTGATCGAGCGCGCCGTGCTCTTTTGCCGGGACACGACGATCACCGTCGACGAGCTTCCGCCAAACATCAGTGGCGGTGTGCCCGCTGCAGTGGCCGGGGAAACGCCGCTGGTGGTGCCAATGCAAACGGCCGTCGAGAGGGCCGAGGCCGAGGCCATTCGAGCGGCCCTCAGCGCGACCCAGGGGCGGCGCGCGGACGCGGCCGAGCTGCTAGGCATCAGTCGGAAGACGCTTTGGGAGAAGATTAAACACCTCGAGATCTCAGTAGATTGA
- a CDS encoding HAMP domain-containing protein, translating to MIKLGLRIRFFLYSNTLIVVTMILVAVLGAMYQRRILFDAIIGRGRGIVESMVVPITYVEGRREVGDGDRGLIESYVAEVMARNKDVIRYVVVTDASGTVTHSSHPENIGDLFARALPPSEDDGGSRADEQLDLSGQEVLEVRSALVDEGDFLGTLAVGFSLEPIERQVRDMAGKVALVALILMLGNSIMTALYVETLIRPIINLNQTMKKAGEGDLTVRAATRHGDEVAELADVFNRMMAELERSREREKLQRAQLAHTEKMAAVGTLAAGVAHEVNNPLSGVLASIENMRDNPEDEEMRERYLNLIADGLKRIERTVANLLNFARPREIKLERTSINHNIRHVVELVGYQFRAAGVEVELDLDSDPAMVEADHFQMEQLFLNLMLNALDAMRDGGRLTLRTRVRGGKVIAEVRDTGHGIPPEVRNRIFDPFFTTREVGEGTGLGLAVSGSIVAAHGGRIELETSVGRGTTFRIIMTASAEESGEGDSG from the coding sequence GTGATCAAGCTCGGTCTTCGCATCCGCTTCTTCCTTTACTCCAACACGTTGATTGTGGTGACGATGATCCTCGTGGCGGTGCTCGGAGCTATGTATCAACGCCGAATTCTCTTCGACGCCATCATCGGTCGCGGCCGCGGCATCGTCGAGTCGATGGTGGTTCCGATCACCTATGTCGAGGGTCGCAGAGAGGTCGGCGACGGTGATCGCGGACTGATCGAGAGCTATGTAGCCGAGGTGATGGCGAGAAACAAGGACGTGATTCGTTACGTGGTGGTGACTGATGCCTCAGGCACGGTGACCCATTCGAGCCATCCCGAGAATATCGGAGACCTCTTCGCGCGTGCCCTGCCGCCCAGCGAGGATGACGGCGGATCGCGGGCAGACGAACAGTTGGATTTGAGCGGCCAGGAAGTGCTCGAAGTCCGTTCCGCCCTGGTCGATGAGGGAGATTTTCTCGGCACCCTCGCGGTGGGGTTCTCGCTTGAACCGATCGAGCGGCAGGTGCGCGATATGGCGGGGAAGGTGGCATTGGTGGCGCTCATTCTGATGCTCGGCAATTCCATCATGACGGCTTTATACGTCGAGACGCTGATCCGGCCCATCATCAACCTCAACCAGACGATGAAAAAGGCTGGAGAGGGTGATTTGACTGTTCGAGCGGCCACCCGCCACGGGGATGAGGTTGCCGAGCTGGCAGACGTCTTCAACAGGATGATGGCCGAGCTCGAGAGGTCCCGTGAGAGGGAGAAACTGCAACGGGCACAGCTCGCACATACCGAAAAGATGGCGGCGGTCGGAACCCTTGCCGCGGGCGTTGCGCACGAGGTGAACAATCCGCTCTCGGGCGTTCTGGCGAGTATCGAAAACATGCGCGACAACCCGGAAGACGAGGAGATGCGGGAGCGCTACCTCAATCTGATCGCCGACGGATTGAAACGCATCGAGCGCACCGTGGCGAACCTGCTCAACTTCGCGCGTCCGCGTGAGATCAAGCTCGAGCGCACGTCGATCAACCACAATATCCGCCATGTGGTAGAGCTGGTCGGGTATCAATTCCGCGCCGCTGGGGTCGAGGTCGAGCTCGACCTCGACTCGGATCCGGCGATGGTCGAGGCGGATCACTTCCAGATGGAACAGCTTTTTCTCAACCTGATGCTCAACGCCCTCGATGCGATGCGCGATGGCGGTAGACTGACTCTCCGCACGCGGGTTCGTGGCGGCAAGGTAATTGCTGAGGTCCGGGACACTGGGCACGGGATTCCACCAGAGGTCCGCAACCGGATCTTCGATCCATTTTTTACCACCCGTGAAGTTGGAGAGGGGACCGGCCTCGGGTTGGCGGTGAGCGGCAGCATCGTCGCCGCCCACGGCGGTCGTATCGAGCTCGAGACCTCGGTGGGCCGGGGCACGACCTTCCGTATCATCATGACGGCCTCGGCTGAAGAGAGCGGCGAGGGAGATTCTGGATGA
- the cysG gene encoding siroheme synthase CysG codes for MYPVTLDVKNRYCLVVGGGGVALRKVQGLVDEGARVTVVAPEVVDELSEMAERGEVELWTREYRGDADQSWSLVFAATDDRETNARVFRDAEEAGVWCNVADDPELCSFHLPARVRRGSLQIAIGSAGDAPFVVRRLRQLFDQKLGPTWEEWVAAAARFRLAVRELGVARDREEALFDRFFEATVDPDHLTAFAPSAAEQAEWFGMADNDTAPDDAPMQGDSRDEREGLVSLVGAGPGCPGLLTVRGRRRLLEADAVVFDRLAEAAFPPDLQADVDLYPVGKVAGHHPVPQHEINELLVRLAREGKRVVRLKGGDPYVFGRGGEEAEVLALKGIRFEVVPGVTSGIAALAWAGVPATHRREAVRVTFFTAHETAKADGPQVRWDLLAQDSHATLIGYMGVSSLPYVVENLLRHGMDPETPAVMVEQGTTSAQRRVLSTLSGLPSAIEAAGLEPPALFAIGPTVEHAETLDWISNLPLAGHRLLVPIAQLRLGKFLEEYGAEVLLTPLPLTPAARVAVGALPLTGCVVGTAADVDLLDTERREQGWGDTVVAWCVGPEAANRAQELNWPDLRPLAEDVDDIGLMEQLRIDLPRNPNR; via the coding sequence ATGTATCCAGTGACGCTGGACGTCAAGAATCGCTACTGCCTGGTCGTCGGAGGCGGCGGTGTTGCGCTGCGCAAGGTTCAGGGCCTGGTCGACGAAGGAGCACGGGTCACAGTGGTGGCACCCGAGGTCGTCGACGAGCTGTCCGAGATGGCGGAGCGTGGGGAAGTCGAGCTGTGGACACGGGAGTATCGCGGCGATGCGGACCAGAGCTGGAGCCTGGTCTTCGCGGCGACCGATGATCGTGAAACCAACGCTCGGGTCTTTCGCGATGCGGAAGAGGCCGGCGTGTGGTGTAACGTGGCGGACGACCCGGAGCTGTGCTCCTTCCATCTACCGGCTCGTGTGCGCCGAGGCAGCCTCCAGATCGCCATCGGATCGGCCGGTGACGCCCCGTTCGTCGTGAGACGTCTGCGCCAGCTCTTCGACCAGAAGCTCGGGCCGACCTGGGAAGAGTGGGTCGCCGCGGCGGCCCGTTTTCGACTGGCTGTTCGGGAGTTGGGGGTCGCGCGGGATCGGGAAGAGGCGCTCTTCGATAGATTCTTCGAGGCAACGGTCGATCCCGATCACTTGACTGCTTTCGCGCCGAGCGCAGCCGAGCAAGCGGAGTGGTTTGGAATGGCGGATAACGATACGGCCCCCGACGACGCACCGATGCAAGGGGACTCGCGCGACGAGCGAGAGGGACTGGTAAGTCTGGTCGGCGCCGGTCCGGGCTGCCCCGGACTTCTCACGGTTCGTGGCCGACGCCGCCTGCTCGAGGCGGACGCGGTGGTCTTCGATCGGCTGGCGGAAGCGGCATTTCCACCCGATCTCCAAGCCGACGTCGATCTCTATCCGGTGGGAAAGGTGGCCGGTCATCATCCCGTGCCGCAGCATGAGATCAACGAACTCCTTGTGCGGCTGGCGCGCGAAGGTAAACGGGTGGTGCGCCTCAAGGGAGGAGACCCGTACGTCTTCGGCCGAGGCGGCGAAGAGGCAGAAGTTCTCGCATTGAAAGGCATCCGGTTCGAGGTCGTTCCGGGCGTGACCTCAGGCATCGCAGCGTTGGCGTGGGCCGGGGTGCCGGCGACCCATCGAAGGGAAGCGGTTCGGGTGACGTTCTTTACGGCACACGAGACGGCCAAGGCTGACGGCCCACAGGTTCGTTGGGACCTGCTCGCGCAAGACTCTCACGCGACCTTGATCGGGTACATGGGAGTGAGTTCGCTGCCCTATGTGGTCGAAAATCTCCTCCGGCACGGGATGGATCCTGAGACCCCGGCAGTCATGGTAGAGCAGGGGACGACCTCAGCTCAGCGGCGTGTCCTCTCGACCCTCTCCGGGTTGCCGTCGGCAATCGAAGCAGCCGGACTCGAGCCACCGGCGCTGTTTGCAATCGGGCCTACGGTGGAACACGCCGAGACGCTCGACTGGATCTCGAATTTGCCTCTCGCCGGTCATCGACTGCTTGTTCCGATTGCGCAGTTGCGTCTCGGCAAATTCCTCGAGGAGTATGGAGCCGAAGTCTTGTTGACACCACTGCCGTTGACGCCGGCGGCACGAGTCGCCGTTGGTGCCCTGCCGTTGACCGGCTGCGTGGTGGGTACCGCGGCAGACGTCGATTTGCTCGACACCGAACGGCGGGAGCAGGGTTGGGGCGACACTGTCGTCGCCTGGTGCGTTGGTCCGGAAGCGGCGAATCGGGCGCAGGAACTGAACTGGCCGGACTTGCGCCCGCTTGCTGAAGACGTCGACGACATCGGGTTGATGGAACAGCTTCGGATTGATTTGCCGAGGAACCCCAACCGGTGA
- a CDS encoding FAD-dependent oxidoreductase — MTEAGKKVVIVGASAAGLRCACRLRRLQPEWSITVVDASEAFSYAACGLPYVLSGDIDELPALRRTVYGVERDADYFSAVKDVAVLAPWRATAIDIDQRTLDIESGGEKHCLEWDELVIATGASPRRLPGQPEHPRVHTFHVWDDVKPLKIGLMRGEIDHVAVVGAGLVGVEVAEAFHSLWGADVTLIEGAATPLPEILDPELGEVVARHLEANGVQVLTRSAVAEMTADDEGVSVQAGGDSVRADAVVIAVGVHPRVELAKSAGVELGPTRAIRVDEHLQTTAPHVWAAGDCVECRHVVTGGPAYLPLGSLANRQGRVLADILAGREGAFGPVAGAAAVKVFDLNVAAVGCTASRLGGDGLGVRQVWVSTEDRAHYWPEAKLILLGMVYDPATRRVLGIQGAGEEGEVAKRIDVAAQLMLRHAGVDEFTKLEHGYAPPYAPALDPLAVLAMAAANQIEGIESVAPVTDLSQETVLDVRVPEERDERPLAAGDLHEIEVSELRDRADEIPAGPLLVACAHGTRSAEVVRWLNYRGIPARYLGGGVSWRVRAERTE; from the coding sequence GTGACTGAAGCCGGTAAAAAGGTCGTGATCGTTGGTGCATCGGCGGCTGGCCTGCGTTGCGCATGCCGGCTGCGGCGTCTCCAGCCGGAATGGTCGATTACGGTGGTTGATGCCAGTGAGGCATTCTCATATGCCGCATGTGGGCTGCCGTACGTGCTCTCTGGAGACATCGACGAGCTGCCGGCACTGCGACGGACCGTCTATGGCGTTGAGCGTGATGCTGATTACTTCAGCGCCGTCAAAGATGTCGCCGTGCTCGCACCGTGGCGGGCGACTGCTATCGATATCGACCAGCGGACCTTGGACATCGAGAGTGGGGGGGAAAAGCACTGTCTGGAGTGGGACGAACTCGTCATCGCCACAGGCGCCTCGCCGCGCAGACTCCCCGGCCAACCCGAACACCCGCGCGTTCACACCTTCCACGTGTGGGACGATGTCAAGCCGCTCAAGATCGGTCTCATGCGGGGCGAAATCGACCATGTGGCGGTGGTTGGTGCCGGGCTCGTCGGGGTCGAGGTCGCGGAAGCATTCCATAGCCTGTGGGGTGCAGATGTGACGCTCATCGAAGGTGCCGCGACGCCGTTGCCGGAGATTCTAGATCCCGAGCTCGGCGAGGTCGTCGCGCGTCACTTGGAGGCGAATGGTGTCCAGGTGTTGACGCGATCTGCGGTGGCAGAGATGACGGCGGACGACGAAGGGGTCTCCGTGCAGGCAGGCGGCGACTCAGTTCGGGCAGATGCGGTGGTGATTGCGGTGGGTGTCCACCCGAGAGTCGAGCTGGCGAAGTCAGCCGGGGTCGAACTCGGACCGACCAGAGCGATCCGTGTGGACGAGCACCTACAGACAACGGCTCCCCACGTCTGGGCGGCCGGAGATTGCGTTGAGTGCCGGCACGTTGTCACCGGGGGACCCGCATACCTGCCTCTCGGCTCGCTCGCCAATCGGCAGGGCAGGGTTCTGGCGGACATTCTGGCTGGACGGGAGGGCGCTTTCGGCCCGGTCGCCGGAGCCGCCGCCGTCAAGGTCTTCGACCTCAACGTGGCGGCTGTCGGCTGCACGGCCTCTCGCCTCGGCGGCGACGGACTGGGTGTTCGCCAGGTTTGGGTGAGTACCGAGGACCGCGCCCACTACTGGCCGGAGGCAAAGCTCATCCTACTCGGCATGGTCTACGACCCTGCGACGAGGCGTGTTCTCGGAATTCAGGGCGCCGGAGAAGAGGGAGAGGTAGCCAAGAGGATTGACGTCGCCGCTCAACTCATGCTCCGTCACGCCGGAGTCGACGAGTTCACGAAGCTGGAACACGGCTACGCTCCTCCCTACGCGCCGGCGCTGGATCCTCTGGCGGTGCTGGCGATGGCCGCAGCCAATCAGATCGAGGGCATCGAATCTGTCGCACCTGTAACCGATCTCTCGCAGGAGACGGTGCTTGACGTGAGGGTGCCGGAGGAGCGTGATGAGAGGCCGCTGGCGGCCGGCGATCTGCACGAGATCGAGGTGAGCGAACTCCGCGATCGTGCCGATGAGATCCCGGCTGGACCGCTGCTGGTCGCTTGCGCCCACGGCACGCGCTCGGCCGAAGTCGTACGGTGGCTGAACTACCGTGGCATCCCTGCTCGTTACCTCGGTGGCGGGGTCTCGTGGCGGGTCAGAGCCGAGCGAACGGAGTAA
- the nrfD gene encoding polysulfide reductase NrfD yields MLEKALTGTKAYWSWIFALLLVIGGGVACWFWQFSEGLTITGLSRDVVWGFYIAQFTFLVGVAASAVMVVLPYYLHDYKAFGKMTILGEFLAIPAVIMCMTFIFVDMGMPNRILNVFLYPSPHSMMFWDTVALGGYLVLNIIISHWTLSSERREEPPPKWLKPIILLSIPWAVSIHTVTAFLYSGLAGRPFWLTAILAPRFLASAFAAGPAILLLLAFFVRRISTFDPGKQAIDTLAKIVAYAMTINVFFVLMEIFTALYSDIPEHVSHFQFLYTGLEGENMLAPWMLLSSILAIISLIILINPKTRGNYGWLKIGCVAVVVSLWIDKGLGMVIAGFVPNPLGKVVHYAPTAPELMISLAIYAIGALVLTGLYKIALEVRGQLKAN; encoded by the coding sequence ATGCTTGAGAAGGCACTCACTGGTACCAAGGCCTACTGGTCCTGGATCTTTGCCCTCTTGCTGGTCATCGGCGGCGGCGTGGCGTGCTGGTTCTGGCAGTTCAGCGAAGGTCTGACCATCACCGGCCTCAGCCGCGACGTCGTGTGGGGCTTCTATATCGCGCAGTTCACCTTCCTGGTGGGAGTCGCCGCGTCGGCAGTCATGGTGGTCCTACCCTACTACCTCCATGACTACAAGGCGTTCGGCAAGATGACCATCTTGGGCGAGTTCCTCGCCATACCCGCAGTCATCATGTGCATGACCTTCATCTTCGTTGATATGGGTATGCCGAACCGCATCCTCAACGTTTTTCTCTACCCGTCGCCGCACTCGATGATGTTCTGGGACACCGTAGCCCTGGGTGGCTACCTCGTCCTCAACATCATCATCAGCCACTGGACGTTGTCGTCCGAACGGCGTGAAGAGCCGCCACCGAAGTGGCTCAAGCCGATCATTCTCCTATCGATACCGTGGGCAGTCTCGATCCACACGGTGACCGCATTCTTGTACTCGGGCTTGGCGGGGCGGCCGTTCTGGTTGACTGCGATCCTGGCGCCACGATTTCTGGCCTCGGCCTTCGCCGCGGGTCCTGCGATCCTGCTCCTGTTGGCCTTCTTCGTTCGTAGGATCTCGACATTCGACCCGGGCAAACAGGCGATCGACACCTTGGCGAAGATCGTAGCGTATGCGATGACGATCAACGTGTTCTTCGTGCTCATGGAGATCTTCACCGCCCTGTACAGTGATATTCCCGAGCACGTGAGTCACTTCCAGTTCCTGTATACGGGTCTCGAGGGCGAGAATATGTTGGCGCCGTGGATGTTGCTGTCGTCGATTCTGGCGATTATTTCCCTGATCATTCTCATCAATCCGAAGACCCGCGGGAATTATGGCTGGCTGAAGATTGGCTGCGTGGCGGTTGTAGTTTCGCTGTGGATCGACAAGGGTCTCGGTATGGTCATCGCCGGCTTCGTGCCGAATCCGCTTGGCAAGGTCGTTCATTACGCGCCGACCGCACCGGAGCTCATGATCAGTCTCGCAATCTATGCGATCGGTGCCCTGGTGCTGACCGGCCTTTACAAGATCGCACTCGAGGTGAGGGGGCAGCTGAAGGCTAATTAG